In the genome of Rhodamnia argentea isolate NSW1041297 chromosome 3, ASM2092103v1, whole genome shotgun sequence, one region contains:
- the LOC115754388 gene encoding probable aspartyl protease At4g16563: MAYKLICFSLLVLISSLFSASSRCFCFASEENPSSLVLGLRSSQTDLPARKALPYRRRKTLEMQAMVEPLREARDGYLLSLNIGTPSQVIQVYLDTGSDLTWVPCGNLSFDCMDCDDYRNYKPNAAFSPTYSSSTLRDSCFSRFCIDVHSSDNPYDPCVIAGCSLSTILKGTCVWPCPSFAYTYGAGGIVAGTLTRDTLRVHGTNPNVMREVPEFAFGCVGSTYHEPIGLAGFGRGSLSLPSQLGFLQKGFSHCFLAFKYANNPNISSPLVVGDVAIAPRGDLQFTPMLKSPMYPNYYYIGLEGIAVGNASVTTVPNNLREFDSQGNGCLLIDSGTTYTHLPEPFYTQLLSILESAISYPRAKEAEARSGFNLCYKVPCPNNTNPMNDDLPPITFHFLNNVSLVLPHGNSFYAMAAPIDSSVVKCLLFQRMDDGDGPAGVFGSFQQQNVEVVYDLENGRVGFQPMDCALSASAKGLFHKG, translated from the coding sequence ATGGCATATAAGCTTATATGCTTTTCCTTACTTGTCCtaatttcttctctattttctgctTCCAGCAGGTGCTTCTGCTTCGCAAGTGAAGAAAACCCTAGTTCATTAGTGCTAGGTCTGAGAAGTTCCCAAACCGACCTTCCAGCTCGGAAAGCTTTGCCTTATCGGAGAAGAAAGACCTTGGAAATGCAAGCCATGGTGGAGCCTCTGAGAGAAGCTCGAGATGGCTACCTCCTGTCTCTCAACATAGGAACCCCCTCCCAAGTCATTCAAGTGTATTTAGACACCGGTAGCGACCTCACATGGGTTCCATGTGGGAACTTGTCATTTGATTGCATGGACTGTGATGATTATAGGAACTACAAGCCGAATGCCGCGTTCTCTCCAACTTATTCCTCTTCAACACTTAGAGACTCTTGCTTTAGCCGTTTCTGCATCGATGTTCATAGCTCCGATAACCCATACGACCCGTGCGTCATAGCCGGGTGCTCGTTATCGACTATCCTCAAGGGCACATGTGTTTGGCCATGCCCTTCCTTTGCCTACACCTATGGTGCAGGCGGGATTGTCGCCGGGACATTGACTAGGGATACTCTTAGAGTTCACGGCACAAACCCTAATGTTATGAGGGAAGTTCCAGAATTTGCATTTGGGTGTGTCGGATCGACCTACCATGAGCCGATAGGGCTTGCAGGATTCGGGAGGGggtctctttctcttccttctcaaTTGGGGTTCCTCCAAAAGGGCTTTTCCCATTGCTTCTTGGCGTTCAAGTATGCAAACAACCCTAACATCTCAAGCCCTCTAGTCGTCGGAGATGTGGCCATAGCGCCAAGGGGAGACTTGCAGTTCACCCCGATGTTAAAAAGTCCGATGTACCCAAATTACTACTACATCGGTCTCGAGGGCATCGCAGTGGGGAATGCCAGCGTGACCACGGTGCCTAATAATCTGCGAGAGTTCGACTCTCAAGGGAATGGCTGTCTATTGATAGACTCAGGAACCACGTACACCCACCTGCCGGAACCGTTCTACACGCAGCTCCTCTCCATCCTTGAGTCAGCAATAAGTTACCCAAGAGCCAAGGAAGCAGAGGCACGAAGCGGGTTCAATCTCTGCTACAAAGTTCCATGTCCCAACAACACTAACCCGATGAATGATGACCTTCCTCCAATCACATTCCATTTCTTGAACAACGTGAGCTTGGTGCTTCCCCATGGGAATAGCTTCTACGCAATGGCAGCTCCGATTGACTCGAGCGTGGTCAAGTGCTTGCTATTCCAGCGCATGGATGACGGCGATGGACCAGCTGGGGTTTTCGGGAGCTTCCAACAGCAAAATGTGGAGGTCGTGTATGACCTGGAGAATGGAAGGGTTGGGTTTCAGCCAATGGATTGTGCATTGTCTGCTTCTGCAAAAGGACTATTTCACAAAGGCTAA
- the LOC125314121 gene encoding uncharacterized protein LOC125314121, with protein MEADYEHELRMAALSRRLRHLWPKRKTAVVDDYITEENLRNGEKIAFGRLHGSQDVNFQAFQTTMKKAWKCENVTCTQFLPGLFQFEFPTIEEKLRILESGPWSFTRHVLVLRPWEPGVLPQCIKFDSYAFWMHIHGLPVEGRTEEVIRNIAGKLGEVLDVKVEARGFSALTVGKAKVILDLSCPLESGMIYSFKGKEHWLDFRYERLPVYCFSCGRLGHYAQKCKEIPYDEEFLSNDDNLLYGSWLKAEFNTFSPFWKSFYEPPLEVQTDVESAPENPEILEQHETLEIVANDPLEERGKRKMTDGHNRNALNPLSDKEVVMFDQSSPLYLELPSTQQGLKSLQKTKTISKGREVKKVRRYSPYEKQGSSSQILDELKLLETQVLEVVQALRAIVARDKPNVVFLTILWKEEASVTVLSATEEWIDIRYEDTTHKTSFRVTFVHAPATFQRDSKPGGQLRQLKARNNLPWVCVGDFNETLYYWEKVGKRDSEHYRMQAFQEFLNKRGLMDIESKGCAFTWANNREGVEFVKKRLDRATCNIEWRVEFPAAEVFALPAIGSDHNPLLISLSGDPVKRKKLFGFEAFWREHEECGRTIKETWNSPNPKAADLVGRIKAITKSLAFRSKTTFSNNQRVINGLLEELQHSTNTRYGIQGRGKQKEVIEGIETLWRREEMYWGLRSRITWLRWGDKNTKFFHATTIQRRQRNRISMLKDDNEIWIRDPGNPKEMTSKFFEGLYTSVGPRNIDLVLQHRPTLVTNEMNEALSANISPLEIQTAVFRMGSLKAPGPDGLNGLFFHRNWEDIKTEVYEEVRGFFNTGILNPELNKTHITLVPKVKCPEKLDQFRPISLCNFAYKIISKVLANRSKPWLKDIIEEEQSAFVGDRQIQDNILVVQEVLHRLRVRKRKKKFQAVLKLDMKKAYDRVEWDFLEACMRKMGFYDWWVDRVMARVTSATLSIKLNGEPLPYFKPTRGIRQGDPISPYLFIIMANSLSALMKKAVDESTITGIKLNGYCPTLSHLLFADDSIFFLDGRLIECQNLMMILNQYCYASGQAINLNKSGVLFSADRPPDLKRNMAAALRVPVMEKTSKYLGIPSEWGKSKKDMFSWLLARVNSKLEGWKENLISKAGKEILIKSVVQALPRYAMSIFKVPLSICRAIERRIANFWWKNCDTRKGLHWKSWEVLKRRKDEGGMGFRDLASCNRAMLGKQAWRLALNQNSLWRNVLKGLYFPNRNFWQAEKGSRPSRGWQSILTSGDTIGEDVRWSVGSGTNINIGEDKWLKQGIIGGPANRNDPTQVAEPISQEDPHWDEKTIRELFDDKLVEEILAIPPSSLASEDKLVRIATKSGIFSVKSAYNTIRSKDNERGSKHASSSFGPSRKFWHWIRHLQVPPKVRIFLWRACQNALPTRENLLRRNIIDEASRPFCENQTETVEHIFFHCPWTKSVWSHPTMKLQLSSTDISRVDRWLEEQLERTGNSLRMEKIAAILRLIWKSRNDRIFRSKNPNTEEPIEKADTLLCSYKRWNKRDEKAMQNQPHLQSVWVPPKNRALKINIDGSFDAGCREAAIAGVLRDGSGTPLEGFAEKIQACSPLHAEARALVGALKFFRSRSGEELYLETDRKALIDAVLERDVIPWEIESLARHNMGSALYPQGWMKSMLQFSFERSSRCSFCLRRSML; from the exons ATGGAAGCGGATTATGAACATGAACTGCGTATGGCTGCTCTGAGCAGAAGATTAAGACACctctggccaaaaagaaaaactgcagTTGTAGATGATTATATCACAGAGGAAAATTTGCGGAATGGGGAAAAAATTGCTTTCGGCAGATTACATGGAAGTCAGGATGTGAATTTCCAAGCTTTTCAGACAACTATGAAGAAAGCTTGGAAATGTGAGAATGTGACCTGTACGCAGTTTCTTCCTGGCCTCTTCCAATTCGAGTTTCCAACGATAGAGGAAAAGTTGAGAATCCTGGAGTCCGGGCCATGGTCTTTCACCCGCCATGTGCTTGTTCTTAGGCCTTGGGAACCTGGTGTTCTACCGCAATGTATTAAGTTTGATTCCTACGCCTTCTGGATGCATATTCATGGGCTTCCCGTGGAGGGGAGAACGGAAGAAGTAATTAGAAACATTGCAGGGAAATTAGGAGAAGTTCTCGATGTGAAGGTTGAAGCAAGGGGTTTTTCTGCTCTGACTGTGGGAAAAGCAAAAGTTATATTAGACTTATCTTGTCCCCTTGAGTCTGGAATGATCTACAGTTTCAAGGGTAAGGAACACTGGCTGGATTTTCGTTATGAAAGACTTCCTGTGTATTGTTTTTCATGTGGACGACTAGGTCATTATGCCCAAAAATGCAAAGAGATACCTTACGATGAGGAGTTCCTCTCAAATGATGACAACTTACTCTATGGCTCTTGGCTCAAGGCGGAGTTCAACACTTTTAGTCCTTTCTGGAAGTCTTTCTATGAACCACCTTTGGAGGTGCAGACTGATGTTGAGAGTGCTCCTGAAAATCCCGAAATCCTTGAACAACATGAAACCCTCGAAATTGTTGCCAATGACCCTctagaagaaagaggaaaaaggaaaatgacagaCGGTCATAATAGGAATGCGCTGAACCCCCTGTCGGACAAGGAAGTAGTGATGTTTGATCAATCTTCCCCTCTGTATTTAGAGCTCCCTTCAACTCAGCAAGGTCTTAAATCCCTGCAGAAAACCAAAACTATTAGCAAGGGCAGAGAAGTGAAAAAAGTGAGAAGATATAGTCCCTATGAAAAACAAGGCTCCAGTAGTCAGATTTTAGACGAGTTGAAACTGTTAGAGACCCAAGTGTTGGAAGTGG TTCAAGCCTTAAGGGCCATCGTGGCTCGTGATAAGCCCAATGTGGTTTTCCTTA CTATATTATGGAAGGAGGAGGCCTCGGTGACTGTCCTTTCTGCAACCGAAGAGTGGATCGATATTAGGTATGAGGATACAACACATAAGACCTCATTCAGAGTTACCTTTGTCCATGCCCCGGCGACCTTCCAGCGAGACTCCAAACCTGGGGGACAGCTACGACAGCTCAAAGCACGGAACAACCTACCGTGGGTTTGTGTAGGGGATTTCAATGAAACTTTGTATTATTGGGAGAAAGTGGGAAAGAGAGACTCAGAGCACTACCGCATGCAAGCTTTTCAGGAGTTCCTAAACAAGCGTGGTTTAATGGATATAGAAAGCAAGGGGTGTGCGTTCACATGGGCTAATAACCGAGAAGGGGTAGAGTTCGTGAAGAAGAGACTAGATCGAGCTACTTGCAATATTGAGTGGAGAGTGGAGTTCCCGGCAGCTGAAGTGTTTGCTTTGCCTGCAATTGGTTCGGATCACAACCCATTATTGATATCCTTGTCCGGAGATCCTGTGAAGAGAAAGAAGTTGTTCGGATTTGAGGCATTTTGGCGGGAACATGAAGAATGTGGGAGGACAATTAAAGAAACCTGGAATTCTCCGAATCCGAAAGCGGCAGACCTAGTCGGGAGGATTAAAGCAATCACTAAATCCTTAGCCTTTCGGAGTAAAACTACTTTCTCAAACAACCAAAGAGTTATTAATGGCCTGCTAGAAGAACTTCAGCATAGTACTAACACTCGGTATGGAATCCAAGGGAGAGGTAAACAAAAAGAAGTCATAGAGGGTATTGAGACTTtatggagaagagaagaaatgTATTGGGGTTTGAGGTCAAGGATTACTTGGCTTAGATGGGGTGATAAAAACACGAAGTTTTTCCACGCTACGACAATACAGAGGAGGCAGCGAAATAGAATATCTATGTTGAAAGACGATAATGAGATTTGGATTCGAGATCCCGGGAACCCGAAGGAGATGACTTCCAAGTTTTTTGAGGGCCTTTATACCTCGGTAGGACCTCGAAACATCGACCTTGTATTACAACACCGCCCTACGCTGGTTACAAATGAGATGAACGAAGCTTTATCTGCAAATATCTCCCCGTTGGAAATCCAGACTGCTGTTTTTCGGATGGGTTCGTTAAAAGCTCCTGGACCTGATGGGTTGAATGGGCTCTTTTTTCATCGGAACTGGGAGGATATTAAAACAGAAGTATATGAGGAGGTGCGGGGCTTTTTTAATACCGGGATCTTGAACCCCGAGCTAAATAAGACTCATATCACCCTCGTCCCCAAAGTCAAATGCCCAGAAAAATTGGATCAATTTCGACCCATTAGTCTCTGCAATTTCGCCTATAAAATCATATCGAAGGTCCTTGCAAATAGATCGAAACCATGGCTGAAGGATATAATAGAAGAGGAACAGAGTGCCTTCGTGGGAGACAGACAGATACAGGATAATATACTGGTTGTTCAAGAAGTCCTTCATCGCCTAAGGGTGcgtaaaagaaagaagaaattccaGGCTGTCCTTAAGCTCGACATGAAAAAAGCATACGATAGGGTCGAATGGGATTTCTTGGAAGCTTGTATGAGGAAAATGGGGTTCTATGACTGGTGGGTTGATAGAGTGATGGCACGTGTTACTTCAGCAACGTTGAGTATTAAACTCAATGGGGAACCTCTTCCCTATTTTAAACCAACGAGGGGTATTCGGCAAGGGGATCCTATCTCTCCATATCTCTTCATTATCATGGCAAACTCCCTTTCGGCTTTGATGAAAAAGGCAGTAGATGAGAGTACCATTACGGGGATAAAACTTAACGGGTATTGTCCAACGCTCTCACACCTCCTTTTTGCGGACGACTCCATCTTTTTCCTAGATGGGAGACTTATTGAATGTCAAAACCTGATGATGATACTGAATCAATATTGCTACGCCTCGGGACAGGCTATAAACTTGAACAAATCGGGAGTTTTATTTAGTGCAGACCGTCCCCCAGATTTAAAGAGGAATATGGCTGCAGCATTAAGGGTCCCCGTTATGGAAAAAACCAGTAAGTACTTGGGAATCCCTTCTGAATGGGGAAAGTCGAAGAAGGATATGTTCTCCTGGCTGCTAGCAAGAGTTAACTCGAAACTAGAGGGGTGGAAGGAAAATCTTATATCGAAGGCGGGAAAGGAAATCTTGATTAAATCGGTAGTCCAAGCCCTCCCCCGGTATGCTATGTCTATCTTTAAGGTACCACTATCTATCTGCAGAGCTATTGAGAGAAGGATAGCTaatttttggtggaaaaattGCGATACACGTAAGGGACTTCACTGGAAAAGTTGGGAGgtcttaaaaagaagaaaagatgaaggagGGATGGGTTTTAGAGACCTTGCATCTTGTAATAGAGCTATGTTGGGAAAGCAAGCGTGGCGGCTAGCTCTTAACCAGAATTCTCTGTGGAGAAATGTGTTAAAAGGTCTTTATTTTCCAAACAGGAATTTCTGGCAGGCCGAAAAGGGGTCTCGCCCCTCCCGGGGATGGCAGAGCATTCTAACAAGCGGAGATACGATCGGTGAGGATGTGAGGTGGTCGGTTGGCTCCGGAACAAATATTAATATCGGGGAAGATAAATGGCTGAAACAAGGAATTATTGGAGGACCAGCTAATCGGAATGATCCTACACAAGTGGCTGAACCGATATCTCAAGAGGACCCCCATTGGGACGAGAAAACTATAAGGGAGCTCTTTGATGATAAACTAGTTGAGGAGATCTTAGCAATTCCACCGAGCTCTCTAGCCTCCGAAGATAAACTTGTCCGGATTGCTACAAAATCAGGAATTTTCTCTGTGAAAAGTGCCTACAATACTATCCGCAGCAAGGACAACGAGCGGGGCTCTAAACACGCCTCATCTTCCTTCGGACCTTCtagaaagttttggcactggaTCCGGCATCTTCAGGTCCCCCCAaaagttagaatttttctttggaGAGCTTGCCAAAATGCTCTCCCAACTAGAGAAAATCTACTTAGACGGAATATTATTGACGAAGCCTCCCGCCCCTTTTGTGAAAACCAGACAGAAACGGTCGAACACATCTTCTTCCACTGTCCCTGGACCAAATCTGTTTGGAGCCACCCTACAATGAAGTTACAATTATCAAGCACAGATATTTCAAGAGTAGATCGATGGCTTGAAGAACAACTCGAAAGGACGGGGAACTCCCTTCGGATGGAGAAAATTGCAGCAATCCTCCGGTTAATCTGGAAATCCCGCAATGATCGCATCTTTAGAAGCAAAAATCCCAACACGGAAGAACCGATTGAAAAAGCGGATACCTTGCTCTGCAGTTATAAGAGATGGAACAAAAGAGATGAGAAAGCCATGCAAAATCAACCTCACTTGCAGTCCGTGTGGGTTCCCCCAAAGAATCGAGCTCTAAAGATCAATATCGATGGTTCCTTTGATGCTGGATGTAGAGAAGCGGCAATTGCAGGTGTTCTTCGAGATGGATCTGGTACGCCGCTTGAAGGTTTCGCAGAAAAAATCCAAGCTTGTTCACCTCTTCATGCGGAAGCGAGAGCGCTAGTGGGAGCCTTAAAGTTTTTCAGATCTAGAAGTGGGGAGGAGCTGTACTTGGAAACAGATCGCAAGGCGTTGATCGACGCCGTACTTGAACGAGATGTAATCCCGTGGGAGATTGAGTCG CTTGCAAGACATAACATGGGGAGCGCGCTATATCCGCAAGGCTGGATGAAGAGCATGCTGCAGTTCTCTTTTGAGAGAAGCTCTCGTTGCAGCTTCTGCCTTCGTCGAAGCATGTTGTGA